The Triticum aestivum cultivar Chinese Spring chromosome 5A, IWGSC CS RefSeq v2.1, whole genome shotgun sequence genomic sequence tgaagatcatgaaacttcagatcaagttactaccaaacctcataggtcaaccagggtacgatccgcaccagagtggtacggtaatcatgttcttgaagtcatgttactagaccatgacaaacctacaaactatgaggaagcgatgatgagcccagattccgcgaaatggcttgaggccatgaaatctgagatgggatccatgtatgagaacaaagtgtggactttggttgacttgcccgatgatcggcaagccatagagaataaatggatcttcaataagaagactgacgctggcggtaatgttactgactacaaagctcgacttgttgcgaaaggttttcgacaagttcaaggagtagactatgatgagaccttctcacccgtagcgatgcttaagtctgtctgaatcatgttagcaatttctgcagtttatggttatgaaatttggcaaatggatgtcaaaactgcattccttaatggatatcttaaagaagagttgtatatggtgcaaccagatggttttgtcgatcctaaaggtgctaacaaagtgtgcgagctccagcgatccatttatggactggtgcaagcctctcggagttggaatatacgctttgatagtgtgatcaaagcatatggttttatacagacttttggagaagcctatatttacaataaagtgagtgggagctttgtagcatttctaatattatatgtggatggcatattgttgattggaaaacacacaaaatttctggatagcataaaaggatagttgaataagaatttttcaatgaaagacctcggtgaagctgcttacatattgggcatcaagatctatagagatagatcaagacgcttaattggactttcacaaagcacataccttgataaagttttgaagaagttcaaaatggatcagtcaaagaaagggttcttgtctgtgttacaaggtgtgaagttgagtcagactcattgcccgaccactgcagaagatagagagaaaatgaaagtcattccctatgctttagccataggttctatcatgtatgcaatgctgtgtagcagatctgatgtgtgccttgctataagtttagcagggaggtaccaaagtaatcaaggagtggatcattggacaatggtcaagaacatcctaaaatacctgaaaaggactaaggatatgtttctcgtttatgggggtgacaaagagcttgtcgaaaatgtttacgtcgatgcaagctttgacactgatccggatgactctaagtcgcaaaccgaatatgtatttattttgaatggtggagctgtaagttggtgcagttccaagcagagcgtcatggaggatctacgtgtgaagcagagtacatagctgcttcggaagtagaaAATTAAgtagtatggatgaaggagttcatatccgatctaggtgtaatacctagtgcatcgggtccaatgaaaatcttttgtgacaatactagagcaattgccttggcgaaggaatccagatttcacaagagaaccaaacacatcaagagatgcttcaatttcatccgcgatcaagtcaaggagggagacatggagatttgcaagatacatatgaatctgaatgttgcagaccagttgactaagcctcttgcacgagcaaaacatgatcatcaccaagactccatgggtgttagaatcattactatgtaatctagattatttgctctagtgcaagtgagagactgaaggaaatatgccctagaggcaataataaatttgctatttatatttccttatatcatgataaatgtttattattcatgctacaattttattaaccggaaacttagtacacgtgtgaatacatagacaaaacagagtgtccctagtatgcctctacttgactagctcattaatcaaagatggttatgtttcctgacaatagacatgtgttgtcatttgatgaatggggtcatatcattagagaatgatgtgatggacaagacccatccgttagcttagcataatgatcgttaagttttattgctattgctttcttcatgacttatacatattcctgtgacaatgagattatgcaactcccgaataacggaggaacaccttgtgtgctatcaaacgtcacaacgtaactaggtgattataaagatgctctacaggtgtctctgaaggtgtttgttgagttggcaaagatcgagattaggatttgtcacttcgtgtatcggagaggtatctctgggccctctcggtaatgcacatcactataagccttgcaagttagttacgggatgatgcactacggaacgagtaaagatactttccggtaacgagattgaactaggtatgatgataccgacgatcgaatctcgggcaagtaacatactgatgacaaagggaataacgtatgttgttatgcggtttgaccgataaagatcttcaaagaatatgtaggaaccaatatgagcatccaagttccgctattggttattgaccggagatgtgtctcggtcatgtctacatagttcttgaacccgtagggtccgcacgcttaacgttcgatgaggatttgtattatgagttatgtgttttggtgactgaagtttgttcggagtcctggatgagatcatggacatgatgaggagtctcgaaatggttgagaggtaaaggttcatatattggaaggtagtattcgtacatcagaatggttccgagtgattcgggtatttttccggagtaggaggggttaccggaaccccccggggaagtgctgggcctacatgggcctaaagggagagagagagagggaagtcCGCGGGAGGTGGTGCGTGCCCCCTCCTatggagtccaaataggacaaggaggagggggcgtggccccctttccctttccttcctattccctccggtggagaaaggaaaagtggggtgaggggcgaatcctacttggactaggagtccaagtaggactctccCCTTGGTGCACCCCTCCTagacgccggcctcctcctcccccctttatatacaggggcaggggcaccccaaaggacaccaatatttctcttagccgtgtgcggtgcccccctccacagtttagtcctccggtcatagtgtcgtagtgcttaggcgaagccctgcacggatcacatcaccatcaccgtcaccacgccgtcgtgctgacggaactgtcccttaaccctctactggatcaagagcttgagggacgtcatcgagctgaacgtgcgttgaacacggaggtgacgtacattcggtacttggatcagttggatcgtgaagacgttcgactacatcaactgcattaacctaatgcttccgctttcggtctacgaaggtacgtggacacactctccccatctcgttgctatgaatatcctagatagatcttgcgtgatcgtaggaatttttttgaaattttgatacgtctccaatgtatctataatttttgattgctccatgctatattatcttctgtttaggacattattgggctttattatccacttttatattatttttgggactaatctattaaccggaggcccagcccagaattgctatttttttgcctattttacggtttcgaagaaaaggaatatcaaacggagtccaaacggaatgaaaccttcgggaacgtgatttttggaacgaataagatccaggagacttggaccctacgtcaagcaaccaacagggaggccacgaggtagggggcgcgcctacccccccaggcgtgccctccaccctcgtggtccccctattgctccaccaacatactccttcctcctatatatacctacgtacccccgaacgatcagatacggaaccaaaaccctaattccaccgccgtaactttctgtatccacgagatcccatcttggggcctgttccggagctccgccagagggggcatcgatcacggagggcttctacatcaacaccatagcctctccgatgaagtgtgagtagtttacctcagaccttcgggaacatagttattagctagatggcttctactctccttttggatctcaatacaaagttctccccctctcttgtggagatctattctatgtaatcttattttgtggtgtgtttgttgagaccgatgaattgtgggtttatgatcaagtttatctatgaacagtatttcaatcttctttgaattcttttatgtatggttggttatctttgcaagtctcttcgaattatcagtttggtttggcctactagattgatctttcttgcaatgggggaagtgcttagctttgggttcaatcttgcggtgtcctttcccagtgacagtaggggcagcaaggcacgtattgtattgttgccatcgaggataacaagatggggttttcatacattgcatgagtttatccctctacatcatgtcatcttgcttaaggcgttattctgttcttatgaacttaatactctacatgaatgctggatagcggtcgatgtgtggagtaatagcagtagatgcaggcatgagtcggtctacttgtctcggacgtgatgcctatatacatgatgatacctagatattctcataactatgctcaattatgtcaattgtccaacagtaatttgttcacccaccgtaaaatacctatgctcttgagagaagccactagtgaaacctatggccccgggtatatcttcatcatattaaatcttccaatacttagttattttcattgcttttattttactttgcatctttatcataaaaataccaaaaatattatcttatcatatctatcagatctcactctcgtaagtgaccgtgtagggattgacaaccccttatcgcgttagttgcgaggatttatttgttttgtgtaggtgcgagggactcgcgcgtagcctcctactggattgataccttggttctcaaaaactgagggaaatacttatgctactttgttgcaccaccctttcctcttcaagggaaaaccaacgcaagtgctcaagaggtagcaagaaggatttctggcgccgttgacggggaggacTACgcgaaagtcaacataccaagtacccatcacaaacccttatctcccgcattacattatttgccatttgcctctcgttttcctctcccccacttcacccttgccgttttatccgccCTTCCTTTTTCTTGCTCGCCTTTCTTCCTCCATGtctgaatcaaaaagggttgggggttctctcccgagttttagtactttggacaacccttctattctcgctaagcttataaataaggatactatggaaaaacctaccggagttatcaatgagaatcttaataattttgacgaagatgattccggaatttttcgttatttacttgatgattctttgaaagatgcttggtatagactatGAAGGATTagggctagctatgtgcctcaataccaaattgaaatttacttaaaaagcttttatattgcccttccttcttcttttaaccatgtcttagattctatatttgaagaaggctttcttgaaggggatgccgtagacacttatgagaagatgaaaaccatatttgggcaccccatgaatgagaaagttgaatctacatctcttttgctctcttaccaaaatgaatctatcaaagagatgaagtctagcttagatacaaatttccataacatacttaatctttcttctaccattaatagccatgtgctttatcaaaatagaaagattaatttcATAGACAGCAAGTTTGCTCTTtttttccctaaaaccaaagatggcaatacctagatctatccttgctttttatgcctagctaggggcgttaaacgatagcgcttgttgggaggcaacccaattttattttaattccttgatttttgctctgcttagtaataaataatttatctagcctctgttttggttgtgttttttatgtttaattagtgtttatgccaagtagaaccgttgggaagacttggaaaaGTCTTGTTAATCCtgttgtaaaaaacaaaaactttagcgctcacgagaactgcttccatttttatatggaaagtgctatttagttaattcttttttcatatgattaatagatgaattcctcacgtccagcaatttattttagaatttttggggttccagatcttgcgctagctacagattactacagaatgttctatttttgatagattctgtttttcgtgtgttgtttgcttattttgataaatctacggctagtaaaatagtttataaatcatatAGAAGTTGggatacattaggtttaacaccaatataaataaagaatgagttcatcacagtaccttgaagtggtcttttgttttttttcgctaacagagctcacgagattttctactttaagttttgtgtcgtgaagttttcaagttttgggtaaagatttgacttCTGCTCGAGAAGACCCAGATGAGGCAGGTTATCATTGTTTCGTAGAACCGGATGATCTTGCGATCATGGATATCTTGGACCGGGATGATGGGAGATCAACATCATTCTTTTTTGGTGAGAGAATATCAACACTCTTTTTTTTAGAGTAAATTGCTCAAAACCACCAGGCTAGGGTAACATATTACCACTGCCTTTGCCGAAAACCACAAAAAACCATCAACTTTGCGGCAAGTGAGTAACAAATCGCACTAATTCAAAGTTGAGTCATGTCTAACATCAAAACCGACGGGAAGGACCCGTATGTTTGGGCTGATGTGGTGAAGACCTGCTGAGGTGCACGAGGGTCCCACTTGTTTGTCTCacacctccttcttcctcctcaaaTTTCTCACTCTCTCACTACCCTTCTCACCAGCTCCACCGGTGGCTGGAGGCCGAGCTCAAGGAGGCACGCCGCCAACAAGCCTGCCTCGTAGCCTCGTCGGCTCGCGCTCGACGGCAAGCCCCGCCCCACGCCCGCCTCGCCCCGCTACTGAGCGCTCTCCTTGCGGCGTCGCCGTCTCCCTTCCAATGAGGCGAGTCGCCGCCCCGTCATCGCTGTGGAGGTCAGGATCGTCCAGCCCACCGCCAACCGGACTTTCGGCTGCAACGCCACTGCCTCCAGCCGCCATTGACCGTGGAGGAATTAGAAAAAATGGGTGAAAATAGTGAGGGGCTGACTGGGGGGCTCATCTTCCACCTCAGCATATTGTCCATGTAGGCATGCCAAATTAgcttgacatgtgggtcccacccaTCAGTTCCATTGTTAGACGCGGCTCAGTTTCGAATTAGTGCGATTTGTTACTCACTTGCCACAGAGTTGGTGGTTTTTTTGGTTTTCGGCAAAAATGGTGGTAATCCGTTAACCCTAGCCATGAATGTGGTGGTTTTGAGCAATTTACTCGTTTTTGGACTTGTTGTATGTGTGTGTCTTGTTACAGAGGACAGACATTTGTTCATTGTGGTTGTATCATCTCGATATAATgttctccctccgttcctaaatataagtctttttaggcaTTCccatatagactacatacggagtaaaatgagtgaatatacactctacaatatgtctatatacattcatatgtagtCCCATTGAAATCTATAGAGAGActtgtatttagaaacggaggcAGTATGAATGAAGATACCCTTTGTAAAAAAAATAGACTTGctttttttgggaaaaataaaaagACTTTGCCGACCTGGTGCATCTGGCATCTGGTCATGGAGGCCCAAGCCCATGCGTAATCTCCCCGGAGGGTTGAGGTCGAATCGAAACCGACGACCGGAACAGCAAACCTGAATCAAAGTCGTAGTCGTCGTCCCTTCTCCCTCCCGACTGGACTCCTTCTCGGACGCCAAACGGAAAAGGCACAGTTCATGTGCATCCCCAATAAGATCATATACCCCAAGCCGCACCGCATAAACAGCAGGATTTTTTTAGCTAATTAGCTGGTTCTATCATCAGGAATAGGCAATTTTGCAAGAACGAAGGAGCACATCAATGTCCAACATCAACCGGTCGCATCCGGCTCTCCCGATGGCGACCTTCCAGCCCAAGGGACAAGGGTAACCAACCAATCAGCCGAGTTCGTCTTGCTTCCTGTGATTCGCGGTTCCGATCTTGTTCAGCAGCCAATGCGTGCTAACTCTGTGTCGATCGTGTGGGTACGTGTTGCTCTCCTCAGGTTTTGCGCCGACGCCGGCGCCGTCGCCATTGGAGCAATGGACGAAGCGGTTCCAGGAGGCCGAGAGGCTGGTGGACGAGGTGATGGGGAACATCGCCGAGAGGGCGTCCGTCCCGGCGTCGCTGCCGCTAGAGCTGAAGCGCCGGACCGGCGAGATCCGGCGGAAGGTGGCCATCCTCGAGACCCGGCTGAGCCTCATGAGGGAGGACCTCGACCGACTCCCCAACAGGCATCTACTCATATTATTACTCCTCCTACTATAGAAAATCCTAACAATAATGCACAGAAATAACTCGATGTATTTGGTGCATAACACTAATCGATTTGCATTGCAGAAACGTGAAGGAGATGCGCAAGCTGGCGGAGAAGTTCGACGCTCTGGAGCTGAAGGTGAAGAAGGTGGCCGCGCCGTTCACCATGAAGAAGCACTCATCCAACAGGTGAATGAATTAATTTCTGAACTCTGAACCTGTCCGACTGACGCTGAAACAATATGTCTGCCAAGTTTCAACGACCAGTCTGAACTCTTTTCTGAACTCAATTTATGACCCCGAAAACCTGCCTGACTGACGCTGAAACAACCTGTCTGTGTTCCCACTTTCTGAACCTTCAGGAACGAGCTGCTTGGACCGAGCGACGACAGGTGCACGGTGGTGGACATAAAGAGCACGGCCAACATGGAGAATGAAGAGATTGTCCAGCTGCAGAGGAACATCATGAAAGGTACGCTTCGTTGGTTACTCCATCCATTGCCGTGCATCAACATATGTTTTGCAATGCTGCGTATATACTCAACTAAACAAACTCATGATGAACTAAACTTTGCATGATGATGCAGAGCAAGATGAGTGTCTAGACAGGCTGGAGGAGACCATAGTCAGCACCAAGCACATCGCGCTGGCGATCAACGAGGAGCTGGACCTGCACGTCAGGCTAATTGTAAGCATGGTCTTCTTGCCAGCTATCTGTTTTGGTTCCTGAAATTCCGGTGTCAATTTGTCCTTTCAAGTACACGAGTTCTTATTTTCTGAAACCATTATACATGATCGTTGCTGCAGGATGATCTGGACGAGAGGGTGGAGGACACGAGCAACCAGCTGCAGGTACCTCATTCCCTCCCATCATAGATATCCCAAATGATAATTACTACATCAAGATCGATAGCTTTCTAGTCTGCTAGATGTATGTATGTGCGCCACTAACATCCATGTCCTTGTGTCATGTTCGTCTACAGCGCGCGCAGAAGAAGCTCAAATCACTCAACACACGGATGCGGAAAAGCGGGTCATGCACGGGCATCCTCGTGTCGATCATCGCAGGTGTGATCTTCGTCGCCGTGGTCTGGGCTCTCATCAAGTTCTAGCGGCAGAAATGTCCGGATATAGAAGTTGCATTGTATATGTAAGGGAAGAAATCGTGAATGTACAGTCCTTTTCTAGTCTACTACTCTTATAGGAGTAGTAGGTAGCTCAAGTGCCAATCTGATCCGTGTATTGTCCTGCAACTCCCGGTCCCGGATGACTTGTGAAATTTCCTTAAGTTTGTCTGTGCCAATGCACAAGAATACTAGACATACGAGCGATTTAACCATGGACTGAATTTACAGACATACGTGACCTCCTCCCCACTAACCCTATCCCTGAATTTCACTGTGGGCGTGTTGTGCTACTCGCCAATGCGCCGTTCGTGCGTGCGCTGCGCGGCGGGTTCACGTAGTAGTGGTTTAAGGTTCAGAGTTAACTGAACTAGTAAAGAACATAAATGGGTTTCAGACAAGAAAGTAGCTGATTTGACACGAAGTTTCTAGGGTTCTTAGCCACCACTCTCAGATGCACATAAAGGGGGGCAGCCGGAACACGGCAGCTAGGGTTTTACCCAATACCAGAGATATGGTCTCTACGTGCCCAAATGCTTGGCCTTATAGCCATTACAGAATCAGCAAAAGGCGTAAAGTAAACAGTGCACATTTGTCGGAATTCAAACAGCGACCCATGGGCTAGCGAAGACCGTTGGATCTGGAATCAACGTCGAAAACATCATCTGCTCAGTGCGAGGCTGCGTAGACGGTTGGATGGAAGATCAAAGGTCGAGCTTGATTACGGCAAAGGCGGAGCGGTACTCCGATAACTGAAGAAATCGACACTGCAGGAATCAGTTTTCAGAGGTCCTGACAAGTCGTTACCTGGACGCGCGTACCAAAACCTGGAGCTCTGCCCTGACTCTCAGTCCACTGACTGTAGCATCGCTTGCAGTTTCATAATCAAATTAGGTGGTAAGCGTACGTCGCACCATTACTATATATGGCGTGGTTCCGGACAAAACATATACTCTACGTATCTCTGTCAGTGGACGATTGTCGCGCACTCACATGGGCGCCGCGCCTATGTAGCCGTTTCTTGCCGCAAAACATGCACTGACATTATTGATTATTCCCTCGTCGTGTAGACACACGGTCACAAACGCACATATGTCATACCTGACCTCAGTCTTCAAGGCAACTATCACATGGGTACAATGCACCACCGTACGTGCAATTAGGTCTTGCACCGTTTTCGCCACCGTACAATGCACCTCCTATGATTTGGAAGCCTATACAAACATTGCATGCCGTTttgccatgtactccctccgtccctcccGGATTAGTTGTGTTTTAGTGTCAGAtgcatccatatttagacaaatctatAACAGTTAACTTGGGACGGAGGTAAAACTACATTTGTACCAAATCTACTACCatgacatgccctgcaaaaaccaCCTCGATCACCACAACCAAGACGAGAGCTGTCATCATCATTCTATAACGTTTCCAAGAAGAGCACTATGGTTGGGCATTTTGGCTCCGTCCCCATGGATCACAGCGGGCAACCAGACTGATGCCTTGATCGACCCACAAGCAAGCTCCAGTTTGTAATTTGTAAAGATGAGCCAGTTTGGCCCTTGGAAACCGCAGTGGagccgaagaagaaaacacaagaccccTGATTTGCCGGCTACTTGCGCGTACGGCTGCACCCACTACTGGCTAATCCCAATGCCAATGCCCCAAATTCTTGGCCGTGTTTCTAGCCAGCCTCCACATGCCTATCTATCTATCAGTGACTGATTTGATTAGTGAAAGTAGCACCACGCTGCCGAACTGTCCCTTTGCTGACCAGAGTAACTAGCTAGCCAGCGCGCTCCTTGGCACGATCTGCTCCCTATAAATTTGACCGCGCCGTGCAGATTTTGACGCAGCGGTCTCGGTTCgtctacctagctagctagctactgtAATTGACAGTGGTCATGGCGTTGCTCGTGGTGGTTGGCGCCGCGGTTGTCGCAATGTGGCTACTGGCCGGTGAGGCGCGAGGCCAGGCGCAGCTCCAGGTAGGGTTCTACGCGCACTCGTGCCCCCAGGCGGAGGTGATCGTGAGGGACGAGGTCGGCAGGGCCGTCAGCGCCTACCCCGGCTTCGCCGCCGGCCTCGTCCGCCTccac encodes the following:
- the LOC123108375 gene encoding syntaxin-51, yielding MRKLAEKFDALELKVKKVAAPFTMKKHSSNRNELLGPSDDRCTVVDIKSTANMENEEIVQLQRNIMKEQDECLDRLEETIVSTKHIALAINEELDLHVRLIDDLDERVEDTSNQLQRAQKKLKSLNTRMRKSGSCTGILVSIIAGVIFVAVVWALIKF